A window from Candidatus Paceibacterota bacterium encodes these proteins:
- a CDS encoding ERF family protein: protein MKKTETLPVKQEAKNEIAISEQRSVENLISQAIEKGTPVETMERLLAMRRELKAEFAKEAYDREMAEFQSECPTIKKTKSVKTDGGVVAYKYAPIESIVEQVKPLLKRYGFSYSTQTINQIDKVKAICIVKHMAGHSENYEMEVPLGNKTKIMSPTQVVAAATTFAKRYAFCNAFGILTGDEDTDARPQSDEQVKYSEEPRKDPGFEILRKAIGKTTGKELKSLVEKMKTSKKYTKQQRNEFATLCIARIAELKNEKINKDFEPATKALEGELVEVETSKKKA from the coding sequence ATGAAAAAAACTGAAACGCTTCCCGTAAAACAGGAAGCAAAAAATGAGATAGCAATTTCAGAACAAAGATCTGTAGAAAATCTGATCAGCCAGGCGATAGAAAAAGGAACTCCCGTTGAAACCATGGAGAGATTACTTGCTATGCGCAGAGAGCTCAAAGCGGAATTTGCCAAAGAAGCATACGACAGAGAGATGGCAGAGTTTCAATCAGAATGCCCAACGATCAAAAAAACTAAATCAGTGAAAACGGATGGCGGTGTTGTCGCATACAAATACGCGCCGATAGAATCGATTGTCGAGCAAGTGAAGCCACTCCTGAAAAGATATGGATTCAGTTATTCCACGCAAACGATCAACCAAATCGACAAAGTTAAAGCAATCTGCATCGTTAAGCATATGGCCGGCCACTCTGAAAATTATGAAATGGAAGTTCCGCTGGGCAATAAAACAAAGATTATGTCTCCCACGCAAGTCGTAGCTGCCGCAACCACATTTGCCAAACGATATGCATTCTGCAATGCATTTGGAATATTGACTGGAGACGAAGACACGGATGCAAGACCGCAGAGCGACGAGCAAGTGAAATACTCAGAAGAACCGAGAAAAGATCCAGGATTTGAGATCCTAAGAAAAGCAATCGGAAAAACGACTGGCAAGGAATTGAAATCCTTAGTCGAAAAAATGAAAACCTCAAAGAAATATACCAAGCAACAGAGGAACGAATTCGCCACGTTGTGCATTGCCAGGATCGCCGAATTGAAGAACGAAAAGATCAATAAAGATTTCGAGCCAGCGACCAAGGCACTTGAAGGAGAACTTGTCGAAGTTGAAACATCTAAGAAAAAAGCATGA